From a region of the Chthoniobacterales bacterium genome:
- a CDS encoding DUF4112 domain-containing protein: MKSQIENRKSEILEPDWEVLPPEEKRKRQGLEPLFKWLALIMDEVVRVPGTKFRFGLDPLIGLIPGIGDTSSALVSAFALIQAARLGVPKILLARMSLNILINEIIGIVPGVGDAFSFWFKSNARNYEIIKNHRLGSTTPSRSDWVFVIGVLIALFAIVCAGVAVSFLVLGALARMLFGR, encoded by the coding sequence TTGAAATCGCAAATCGAAAATCGCAAATCGGAAATTCTGGAGCCCGATTGGGAGGTCCTGCCTCCCGAGGAAAAGCGGAAACGGCAGGGGTTGGAGCCGCTCTTCAAATGGCTGGCCCTGATCATGGACGAAGTTGTCCGCGTTCCCGGGACGAAATTTCGTTTTGGCCTTGATCCGCTAATCGGACTCATTCCCGGCATCGGCGACACGAGTTCCGCGCTCGTTTCCGCGTTCGCTCTTATCCAGGCCGCCCGCCTTGGCGTCCCCAAGATTCTGCTGGCACGGATGTCGTTGAACATCCTGATCAACGAAATCATCGGCATTGTCCCGGGCGTGGGTGACGCCTTTTCGTTCTGGTTCAAGTCGAATGCGCGAAATTACGAGATCATCAAGAACCACCGTCTTGGCTCAACTACTCCCAGCCGGAGCGACTGGGTGTTTGTTATTGGAGTGCTTATCGCGCTCTTCGCCATCGTTTGCGCGGGGGTGGCGGTCAGCTTTCTGGTTCTCGGCGCGCTGGCGCGAATGCTCTTCGGGCGCTGA